A region from the Manihot esculenta cultivar AM560-2 chromosome 13, M.esculenta_v8, whole genome shotgun sequence genome encodes:
- the LOC110630555 gene encoding senescence-specific cysteine protease SAG39 — MGSLCLRQCCFALFLILAIWANQATPHELTESSSMAERYERWLAKYGKLHRSAREKQRRFQIFKRNVEYIDAFNAKGGKTYRLSVNKFADLTDGEFQATHKGYRRPRSKRLEKTPFKYENVTVVPPSMDWRKKGAVTPVKDQGDCESCWAFSAVAAIEGIIKIATGKLISLSEQELMDCDIKGINNGCHGGMMEDAFKFIINKKGISSGANYTYKAIQGQCKKASPAAKIKRYEVVPPNNEKNLLKAVANQPVSVCLDSRSPEFKYYDGGVFHGDCGTDVDHGVTIVGYGITREGIKYWIVKNSWGDDWGEKGYMRIRRDVAAKEGLCAIATDSSYPIA, encoded by the exons ATGGGTTCATTATGCTTAAGGCAATGTTGCTTTGCTCTCTTCCTCATTTTGGCAATCTGGGCTAATCAAGCTACTCCTCATGAGCTCACCGAGTCGTCGTCCATGGCTGAGAGATACGAACGGTGGTtggctaaatatggaaagttgcACAGGAGTGCTAGGGAGAAACAAAGACGCTTCCAGATATTCAAGCGTAATGTTGAGTATATAGATGCTTTTAATGCAAAAGGTGGCAAAACTTACAGGCTAAGTGTTAACAAATTTGCAGACCTAACTGATGGAGAGTTTCAAGCTACCCATAAAGGATATAGGAGGCCTCGATCTAAAAGGTTAGAGAAAACGccatttaaatatgaaaatgtgACCGTTGTTCCTCCTAGCATGGACTGGAGAAAAAAAGGAGCTGTTACTCCTGTAAAGGATCAAGGGGATTGCG agAGTTGTTGGGCATTCTCAGCAGTGGCAGCAATTGAAGGGATAATCAAGATAGCTACAGGTAAACTGATCTCTTTATCAGAGCAAGAGCTTATGGATTGTGACATCAAAGGCATCAATAATGGCTGCCATGGTGGAATGATGGAAGATGCATTCAAGTTCATAATAAACAAGAAAGGGATATCAAGTGGAGCTAATTACACTTACAAAGCAATCCAAGGACAATGCAAAAAAGCTTCCCCAGCAGCTAAAATCAAGAGATATGAAGTTGTTCCTCCCAACAACGAGAAAAATTTGTTGAAAGCTGTGGCAAACCAGCCAGTATCTGTTTGCTTAGACAGTAGATCGCCGGAGTTCAAGTACTATGATGGAGGTGTTTTTCATGGAGATTGTGGAACTGATGTAGACCATGGGGTCACCATTGTTGGCTATGGGATTACAAGAGAAGGGATTAAATATTGGATTGTGAAAAATTCATGGGGTGATGATTGGGGTGAGAAAGGATACATGAGGATTCGTAGAGATGTTGCTGCTAAGGAAGGCCTCTGTGCTATAGCCACCGACTCCTCCTATCCAATTGCTTAA